Proteins encoded within one genomic window of Scheffersomyces stipitis CBS 6054 chromosome 3, complete sequence:
- a CDS encoding predicted protein: MAREDASVPRSHDSADASPNSTAKEIPVPQPPLLNLNLNLNMNSGFNLSNWWHQITSIEADSSDDRNNNNSNNGINAAESDSAQSQPIVVLGHSYQTTEEAHEDIIKKLCLTYRYGFERIPRAVNGPSPLSFMQSVIFSKSLLYNLQNFNNFIEKENFTTDVGWGCMIRTSQSLLANTFVRLLDKQSDIIALFNDTYLAPFSLHNFIRVASSSPLKVKPGEWFGPNAASLSIKRLCDGYYDNSTSETILPRINVLISESTDLYDSQIAQLLEPSTETKGLLVLLPVRLGIDSINSYYFSSLLHLLSLEQSVGIAGGKPSSSFYFFGYQDNSLIYMDPHSAQIFSSDIDMSTYYATRYQRVDIGKLDPSMLIGVFIRDLTSYENFKKSCLDAANKIVHFHATERSTVPESRRKNSEFVNINRSDLKDEDYINIDRVNRLDSTDDFIDLGDDYVETNTNLEEATPSAEDTVPVSTLSASESEITTSSYETPTSKDDNSSRASLDVVVLDTTGEQQE, from the coding sequence ATGGCTCGTGAGGACGCGTCTGTTCCAAGATCGCACGATTCGGCTGATGCCAGCCCCAATTCCACAGCAAAAGAGATACCTGTGCCGCAACCCCCTCtattgaacttgaacttgaatttGAACATGAATAGCGGCTTCAATCTATCCAACTGGTGGCACCAGATCACACTGATTGAAGCTGACAGTAGTGACGACCgcaacaacaataatagtaaCAATGGCATCAACGCTGCAGAGTCCGATTCAGCCCAGTCTCAACCTATTGTAGTCTTGGGCCATTCATACCAAACGACCGAAGAAGCTCACGAGgatatcatcaagaagttgtgTCTCACATATCGATATGGCTTCGAGCGGATACCCCGGGCTGTTAATGGTCCCAGTCCGTTGTCGTTTATGCAATCGGTGATCTTCAGTAAGAGTCTTCTCTATAATCTCcagaacttcaacaacttcatcgaAAAGGAAAACTTCACTACAGATGTAGGATGGGGGTGTATGATACGCACTTCACAAAGTTTGCTCGCCAATACCTTCGTGCGTTTGCTAGACAAACAAAGCGACATTATCGCTCTCTTCAACGATACCTACTTAGCACCGTTTTCATTGCACAACTTCATTCGTGTCGCCTCGTCACTGCCATTGAAGGTCAAGCCTGGCGAATGGTTTGGTCCCAATGCTGCATCTCTCTCGATAAAACGTCTCTGCGATGGCTATTATGATAATTCGACGTCAGAGACGATCTTACCACGAATCAATGTGCTTATCAGCGAAAGCACTGATTTGTACGATAGTCAGATTGCCCAGTTGCTTGAGCCAAGCACCGAGACCAAGGGCTTGTTGGTACTCTTGCCCGTCAGATTGGGTATCGACAGCATTAATTCTTATtatttttcaagtttgcTCCATCTTCTTTCGCTTGAGCAATCTGTAGGAATCGCCGGAGGCAAGCCGTCCTCGAgtttctacttctttggctATCAGGACAATAGTCTCATCTACATGGATCCACATTCAGCTCAGATATTCAGCAGTGACATTGATATGAGCACCTACTACGCCACACGATACCAGAGGGTTGACATTGGCAAGTTGGATCCGTCTATGTTGATTGGAGTGTTCATTCGTGACTTGACACTGTAcgaaaatttcaaaaagagCTGCCTTGATGCCGCGAACAAAATTGTCCACTTCCATGCGACGGAGCGTCTGACGGTACCTGAGTCCAGACGAAAGAACTCCGAGTTCgtcaacatcaacagaagCGATTTGAAGGACGAAGACTATATCAATATCGACAGAGTCAACCGCTTGGACAGCACTGACGACTTCATTGACTTAGGCGATGACTATGTAGAAACCAACAcgaacttggaagaagctaCTCCGCTGGCGGAAGATACAGTTCCTGTTTCTACATTAAGTGCCAGCGAGCTGGAGATAACAACATCTTCATACGAAACACCTACTTCAAAGGATGACAACAGTTCCAGAGCAAGCTTGGACGTGGTAGTGCTCGACACGACAGGTGAACAACAGGAATAG
- a CDS encoding predicted protein has translation MVTDSLKICTVCASNNNRSMEAHKQLKDAGYDVKSFGTGSAVRLPGPSIDKPNVYEFGTPYEDIYNDLISQNCRKMYEANGLIHMLDRNRHVKPAPEKWHSNSYAGKFDLVITCEERCFDSVMDDLMFRMYSRNDESDVKQIVHVINVDIKDDNENALLGGKGILKLVTMIHEFRQKKKDAVEDESDVILEDQMMSILTEWQKENTHLPTLYGISYY, from the coding sequence ATGGTAACAGATAGTTTGAAGATATGCACTGTCTGTgcttccaacaacaatagaTCCATGGAGGCTCATAAACAGCTAAAGGATGCTGGGTATGACGTGAAGTCGTTTGGCACTGGTTCTGCTGTGAGATTACCCGGTCCCTCTATAGATAAACCCAATGTGTACGAGTTTGGAACTCCTTACGAAGACATATACAACGATTTAATTTCGCAGAACTGTCGTAAGATGTATGAAGCCAATGGTTTGATACACATGTTGGATAGAAACCGCCACGTGAAGCCTGCTCCTGAGAAATGGCACAGCAACTCATATGCTGGCAAGTTTGACTTGGTGATAACTTGTGAAGAAAGATGTTTCGACAGCGTCATGGATGATCTTATGTTCCGTATGTACAGCAGAAATGACGAATCCGATGTAAAGCAGATTGTCCATGTTATCAATGTGGACATTAAGGATGATAACGAAAACGCATTACTTGGAGGAAAAGGAATACTAAAGCTTGTGACCATGATCCACGAGTTTAGACAAAAAAAGAAGGATGCCGTTGAGGACGAGTCGGATGTGATTCTAGAGGATCAAATGATGTCCATCTTAACGGAATGGCAGAAAGAAAACACCCATTTACCCACTTTGTACGGAATTAGTTACTACTAA
- the POP1 gene encoding nuclear RNase P and RNase MRP component (Required for processing of pre-tRNAs and the 5.8S rRNA precursor) gives MPPKPSINAKKAKLYNSRTIRTELSDPSFTDKEKLSIPDFLKTREFEIRSFEQSQLNTKYASSSRVFQSLPRTLRRRTASHNVKRIPKRLRSRAIREMQNSVNGQPEKRKHQRGRQLYRLQVMKKLLKLGSRLKLMRGVPNEQVLKDQTIRNRIKELNTQIKSLEKDRSSPEINNDLGSYDNTGVDEFAPRPKGNLKYHKRQKNFVWLPTHVWHAKRFHMTKQYGYQIPLAPTQKCFKAMNRHNKHDAVIFDTSFHDKLIIEIADNADFIQFLLEITKYKKKLPTEIVDGTKSYSDWIFLENEKVAKVLIYANISLKKILVSVLPSLFMDIYFKIKAKLANYKSNTTINDCRYSLGSIDICGPQALPAISKILHLYKLENSDIQRTWRTLAHNTDSGLVPIGTTLSFSVKDPRFWKRPSRLPPSASDISLNELVIALNNETSSNIDSDSIANLLSSRSRNESYDGQMSIKSISKEFNKFYELINRSRIPLLITKLAEGSWSLILPWYWVLPIWISATKVRQIKVGGLKQRHQFNFENEIPTFPYDFPFLRDGWLHNNAVGTLTEAKFAKLKQSHVDISRPDFQNSSIISPFKCDWTAIRNIIFLKKLSGKTDLELAQLDPGFATHVGNFSTRELKSLHDIEQSSKSISKIYTEEKAPEISIVIYCKNNEFHKQFVDGAYEIKSLVDVKMKQLPVIQIAIRLQNKGSISDGARIFLSDSFNTNPEGFVTSGAYNLNEGQPTAIGLIRADVKKLSNPTIYIRNIGKTTFYPAKFVEIK, from the exons ATGCCTCCCAAACCGAGTATCAATGCCAAGAAGGCAAAGCTCTATAACAGTCGGACGATCCGTACCGAGCTCTCGGATCCTAGCTTCACAGATAAGGAAAAGCTCAGCATTCCTGACTTTCTCAAAACACGAGAATTTGAGATCAGATCGTTTGAGCAGTCCCAGTTAAATACCAAGTACGCCTCGTCATCGCGTGTGTTCCAGAGTTTACCGAGAACACTAAGGAGAAGGACGGCGTCTCATAATGTCAAGAGAATACCCAAACGACTTCGATCGCGAGCCATTCGCGAAATGCAAAACTCTGTCAATGGCCAGCCTGAAAAACGCAAGCACCAAAGAGGGAGACAATTGTACCGTCTCCAGGTCATGAAAAAGCTCTTGAAACTTGGATCcagattgaagttgatgagaGGTGTTCCCAACGAACAAGTGTTGAAGGACCAGACAATACGGAACCGAATTAAGGAATTGAATACCCAGATTAAATCGTTAGAGAAAGATCGTTCAAGTCCGGAGATCAACAATGATTTGGGCTCATATGATAATACAGGCGTAGACGAGTTTGCTCCAAGACCCAAAGGTAATTTAAAGTACCATAAACGTCAAAAGAATTTTGTCTGGCTTCCAACTCATGTATGGCATGCTAAACGTTTCCACATGACTAAACAGTACGGTTACCAGATTCCTTTGGCACCAACCCAAAAATGCTTTAAAGCCATGAACAGACATAACAAGCACGATGCAGTTATTTTTGATACCTCTTTTCATGATAAACTTATAATAGAAATTGCAGACAATGCCGACTTCATCCAGTTCTTGCTAGAAATAACaaagtacaagaagaaattgccAACTGAGATTGTAGACGGAACCAAAAGCTATAGCGATTGGATTTTCTTAGAAAACGAGAAGGTTGCTAAAGTGTTAATCTACGCAAATATTAGTCTCAAAAAGATCTTAGTGTCGGTTTTACCATCTCTTTTCATGGATATTTatttcaagatcaaggCCAAGCTTGCCAACTATAAGTCAAATACCACCATCAACGATTGCAGATATTCCTTAGGAAGTATTGATATCTGTGGCCCACAGGCTTTACCGGCCATCAGTAAGATTCTTCATTTGTACAAGCTCGAAAATTCGGATATCCAAAGAACGTGGAGGACTTTGGCCCATAACACAGATTCTGGTTTGGTACCTATTGGAACTACATTGAGTTTTTCTGTCAAGGATCCTAGATTTTGGAAGAGACCATCGAGACTTCCCCCGTCAGCATCTGATATCTCTTTGAATGAATTGGTAATAGCGTTGAATAATGAAACTAGCTCAAATATAGACTCGGATTCCATTGCAAATCTTCTATCTTCTCGAAGCAGAAATGAATCCTATGACGGGCAAATGTCAATTAAATCCATCAGCAAGGAATTCAATAAATT CTATGAATTAATTAACAGATCAAGAATTCCATTATTGATCACAAAATTGGCAGAAGGAAGTTGGTCACTCATTCTTCCGTGGTATTGGGTATTACCTATTTGGATTCTGGCTACGAAGGTTCGTCAGATCAAGGTTGGAGGCTTGAAACAAAGACATCAATTCAACTTCGAGAATGAAATTCCAACCTTCCCATACgattttccatttttgcGTGATGGTTGGCTTCACAATAACGCCGTTGGTACCTTGACGGAAGCGAAGTTTGCCAAACTTAAGCAAAGCCACGTCGACATTTCAAGACCAGATTTCCAAAATCTGTCCATAATAAGCCCATTCAAATGTGATTGGACCGCTATTCGTAATATCATATTCCTTAAGAAATTAAGTGGAAAAACTGATCTAGAGCTTGCCCAGCTTGACCCGGGTTTTGCTACCCATGTGGGTAACTTCTCTACCAGAGAGTTGAAGAGCTTACATGACATTGAACAATCCAGCAAATCTATCAGCAAAATCTATACCGAAGAAAAAGCTCCTGAAATTCTGATAGTGATATATTGCAAGAACAATGAGTTCCACAAACAATTTGTCGATGGAGCCTATGAGATAAAGTCTCTTGTTGATGTAAAAATGAAACAATTGCCAGTGATTCAAATAGCTAttcgattgcaaaataaagGTTCGATTAGTGATGGAGCCAGAATATTCTTGTCTGACAGTTTCAACACCAATCCAGAAGGTTTTGTCACGAGTGGTGCTTATAATCTCAACGAGGGTCAACCTACTGCTATTGGCTTGATTCGTGCTGATGTGAAAAAGCTCTCTAATCCAACTATATACATCAGAAACATCGGCAAGACAACTTTCTACCCAGCTAAATTTGTGGAAATTAAGTAG
- a CDS encoding predicted protein (go_component nucleus; cytoplasm): protein MEATLLPNPKDTNATILLMGLRRGGKSSICKVVFHNMQPLDTLYLESTSKPTTEQFSSLIDLSVMELPGQLNYFEPNYDSERLFSSIGALVYVIDSQDEYLNALTNLSMIIEFAYKVNPKINIEVLIHKIDGLSEDYRIDAQRDIMQRTGDELLDLGLEGVQVSFYLTSIFDHSIYEAFSRIVQKLIPELPSLENMLDNLVQHSSIDKVFLFDVNSKIYVATDSSPVDIQTYEVCAEFIDITIDLDDLYVENESGTRKQNSTSQQKELKSVSHLSNGSILYLKQMIRGLALVALIRNDEVRNSANNTTNTNKINSDFSDDNVDVLESSRTNNQDSSLAIIDYNVNLFKQAMMRMWENSRFINPNEPLERGSSAESHLYVSDSNGAGSGLYKGINNNGSTTQDHFN, encoded by the coding sequence ATGGAGGCTACACTTTTGCCCAACCCCAAGGATACTAATGCCACAATTTTGTTGATGGGATTAAGACGAGGTGGCAAGTCGTCTATTTGCAAAGTTGTATTCCACAACATGCAGCCTTTGGATACGTTGTATTTGGAAAGTACATCCAAGCCCACAACAGAGCAGTTCAGCTCGCTCATAGATCTTTCGGTGATGGAATTACCGGGTCAGTTGAACTACTTCGAGCCCAATTACGACTCAGAAAGGCTCTTTTCGTCTATCGGAGCTTTGGTTTATGTGATTGACTCACAGGACGAATACTTGAATGCTTTGACCAATTTATCGATGATCATAGAATTTGCATACAAAGTCAACCCCAAGATCAACATTGAGGTATTAATCCACAAAATCGATGGGTTGTCGGAAGACTACCGTATCGATGCCCAGAGAGATATCATGCAAAGAACCGGCGACGAATTGTTGGACTTGGGGCTTGAAGGCGTGCAAGTGTCTTTCTACTTGACTTCTATTTTTGACCATTCTATCTACGAAGCATTTTCGAGAATCGTCCAGAAGTTAATTCCCGAGTTGCCTTCCTTAGAAAATATGCTTGACAACTTGGTACAGCACTCATCTATCGACAAGGTCTTTTTGTTTGACGtcaactccaagatttACGTAGCCACAGATTCGTCACCAGTAGACATTCAGACTTACGAAGTTTGTGCCGAATTCATTGACATTACCATCGACCTTGATGATTTGTATGTGGAAAACGAGTCTGGAACCAGAAAAcaaaattcaacaagtcaacAAAAGGAGCTCAAGTCTGTAAGTCATCTTTCAAACGGTTCCATATTGTACTTGAAGCAGATGATCAGAGGTCTAGCTCTTGTAGCCCTAATCAGAAACGACGAAGTCCGAAACTCTGCCAACAATACTACAAATACGAACAAGATAAATAGCGACTTCAGTGACGACAATGTCGACGTATTGGAGTCATCTAGAACAAATAACCAGGACAGTTCTTTGGCCATCATCGACTACAATGTaaatcttttcaaacaGGCCATGATGCGGATGTGGGAAAACTCCAGATTCATCAACCCCAACGAGCCGCTAGAGCGTGGCTCTCTGGCGGAGTCCCATCTCTACGTTTCAGACAGCAATGGAGCAGGCAGTGGTTTATATAAGGGTATCAACAATAACGGCCTGACGACTCAAGATCACTTCAACTAA
- the DPS1 gene encoding aspartyl-tRNA synthetase (go_component cytoplasm~go_function tRNA ligase activity; ATP binding; nucleic acid binding~go_process tRNA aminoacylation for protein translation), producing MSVPTEQIEKLAVSETPAETPAASAAVAETAEGAEPVILGEDGQPLSKKALKKLQKEKEKAAKKAEREAQLAKEKAAKEAEAANDPAKENYGKLPLINSSFTENQTRVQFKDLSAANDGEQVIFRARVHNSRQQGATMLFLTLRQQSELIQTLFKTNKETDSNAISKQMVKWASSINLESIVVVHGTVKKVDELIKSSTVQDVEIHVSKIYTISETPEQLPLLIEDASRSEAEAEALKLPIVNLDTRLDARVIDLRTPTNQAIFKIQSGVCALFREFLAGRGFTEIHTPKIIAAASEGGSNVFQINYFKGSAFLAQSPQLYKQQLIAADFEKVYEVAPVFRAENSNTHRHMTEFMGLDLEMAFEEHYHEVLDILADLFVFIFTELKKRYAKEIATVRKQFPVEEFKVPESGKMVRLHFKEGIAMLREAGKEVDDFEDLSTENEKLLGKLVRDKYDTDFYILDKFPLAVRPFYTMPDPEDPRYSNSYDFFMRGEEILSGAQRIHDPALLTERLTAHEVDPNVAGVHEYLEAFTYGCPPHAGGGIGLERVVMFYLDLKNIRRASLFPRDPKRLRP from the coding sequence ATGTCTGTCCCTACTGAACAAATTGAGAAGTTGGCAGTTTCAGAAACTCCAGCTGAAACTCCAGCagcttctgctgctgttgctgaaaCAGCCGAAGGAGCTGAACCCGTAATCTTGGGAGAAGATGGCCAGCCCTTGTCCAAGAAggcattgaagaagttgcaaaaagaaaaggaaaaagcAGCCAAAAAGGCAGAAAGAGAAGCCCAATTAGCCAAAGAAAAGGCTGCTAAAGAAGCCGAAGCTGCTAATGATCCAGCTAAGGAGAACTATGGAAAGTTGCCATTGATCAACTCGTCCTTTACTGAGAACCAAACCAGAGTACAATTCAAGGATTTGTCTGCTGCTAACGACGGCGAACAGGTCATTTTCAGAGCCAGAGTACACAATTCGAGACAACAGGGTGCTACAATGCTTTTCTTGACATTGAGACAGCAATCGGAGTTGATCCAGACTCTTTTTAAAACCAATAAGGAAACCGATTCTAATGCAATTTCCAAGCAGATGGTCAAATGGGCTTCCTCCATCAATTTGGAGtctattgttgttgtccATGGTACCGTCAAGAAGGTCGatgagttgatcaagtcgtcTACGGTGCAAGATGTCGAGATTCACGTGAGCAAAATCTACACCATTTCTGAGACTCCTGAACAATTGCCATTGTTGATCGAAGATGCTTCCAGATCTGAAGCAGAGGCTGAAGCTCTAAAATTGCCAATTGTCAACTTGGATACCAGATTGGATGCTAGGGTCATTGATTTGAGAACTCCAACCAACCAAGCAATCTTTAAGATCCAATCCGGTGTCTGTGCTTTGTTCAGAGAGTTTTTGGCCGGCAGGGGCTTCACGGAAATCCATACTCCAAAGATCATTGCTGCTGCCTCTGAAGGTGGATCCAACGTATTTCAGATCAACTACTTTAAAGGTTCTGCTTTCTTGGCACAATCGCCTCAGTTGTACAAGCAACAGTTGATTGCTGCtgactttgaaaaagtGTACGAGGTTGCTCCCGTTTTCAGAGCTGAAAACTCTAACACCCACCGTCACATGACCGAGTTCATGGGTTTGGATTTGGAAATGGCTTTCGAAGAACACTACCACGAAGTTCTTGACATTTTGGCTGACTTGTTCGTTTTTATCTTCActgagttgaagaagagatacGCCAAGGAAATTGCCACAGTCAGAAAGCAATTCCCAgtggaagaattcaaaGTGCCAGAAAGTGGTAAAATGGTGAGACTCCACTTCAAAGAAGGTATTGCCATGTTGAGAGAAGCTGGTAAAGAGGTCGACGACTTCGAAGACTTGTCCACtgagaatgaaaagttgttgggTAAGTTGGTTAGGGACAAGTACGATACCGACTTCTAcatcttggacaagttcCCATTGGCCGTCAGACCTTTCTACACTATGCCTGATCCAGAAGACCCAAGATACTCTAACTCTTACGATTTCTTCATGAGAGGTGAAGAGATTTTGTCTGGTGCTCAACGTATCCACGACCCAGCTTTGTTGACAGAAAGACTCACTGCCCACGAAGTCGACCCTAACGTTGCCGGTGTCCATGAGTACCTTGAAGCCTTCACTTATGGTTGTCCTCCTCACGCTGGTGGTGGTATTGGCTTAGAAAGAGTGGTTATGTTCTACTTGGACTTAAAGAATATCCGTCGTGCTTCGTTGTTCCCAAGAGACCCAAAGCGTTTGAGACCATAG